In a single window of the Papaver somniferum cultivar HN1 unplaced genomic scaffold, ASM357369v1 unplaced-scaffold_57, whole genome shotgun sequence genome:
- the LOC113343251 gene encoding uncharacterized protein K02A2.6-like, translating into MNGGVDKANTIKEVSAQLQAHSDGLVTLEEVFKTISSEVRSLATDIIPVKESLTTIVLMCQRLDVAYDNYIGSFNKLAQITTVEESYERYESLKSLMKSRNPSLSEDYYTMSFVSGLKEEIRNVVQMFKPASDTDAFYLARMQQASGHMCKTQQLFMLVASDDVASPSSEETEDEVASPPSPAVFTMEISLHALTGSTHSFVDAKLAEQLQLPVEPTGQILVTVANGDSTISRGIFNHLQWSMQDYQFQGDLRVLPLGGCDIVLGVHWLKQLGDITFNLAELKLTFLHHGHLITLQGSSTVPSCNLLTGSSFLKFLKNNTPTIIGQFFSISAAPLEPIHPDISTLLDSYADVFEPPTSLPPKRAIDHQIPLKPNAAPISQRPYRCPHLQKSVVEKLIQEMLDVGFIQDNHSPFASPVLLVKKKDGSWRFCVDYRKLNDITIKDKFPIPLIDDLLDELHGVVIFSKIDLKSRYYQILMHIDDIHKTAFRTHQGHYEFRVMPFGLTNALATFQSLMNTIFKPFLRKFVLVFFDDILIYSKSLEEHAVHLAQVLSLLRQHSFFANKNKYCFAQNKLAYLGHLITSEGVAADPDKIAAMQQWPQPTTLKQLRGFLGLTG; encoded by the exons ATGAACGGAGGTGTTGATAAAGCTAATACAATAAAAGAGGTTTCAGCTCAGTTGCAGGCTCATTCAGATGGATTGGTAACATTGGAAGAGGTTTTTAAGACAATCTCTTCTGAGGTTCGTTCTTTAGCTACTGATATCATCCCTGTTAAAGAATCTCTCACCACAATTGTTCTGATGTGTCAACGATTGG ATGTAGCTTATGATAATTATATTGGCAGTTTTAACAAATTAGCTCAAATTACTACTGTTGAAGAATCTTATGAACGTTATGAATCCTTAAAATCTTTAATGAAATCTCGCAATCCAAGTTTATCTGAAGATTATTATACTATGAGTTTTGTTAGTGGGTTAAAGGAAGAAATTCGTAATGTTGTTCAGATGTTCAAGCCTGCTTCAGATACTGATGCTTTTTACCTTGCTAGAATGCAACAGGCTTCT GGACACATGTGCAAGACTCAACAATTGTTTATGTTAGTAGCTTCAGATGATGTTGCATCACCTTCTTCTGAAGAAACTGAAGATGAGGTTGCATCTCCTCCTTCACCTGCAGTATTTACCATGGAAATCTCTTTACATGCCTTAACTG GCAGCACTCACAGTTTTGTTGATGCTAAATTAGCTGAGCAACTACAACTTCCAGTGGAACCCACTGGCCAAATTCTAGTAACAGTGGCTAATGGTGATTCAACTATCAGTAGAGGCATCTTCAATCACTTACAATGGTCTATGCAGGACTACCAATTCCAGGGTGATTTAAGGGTTCTACCACTTGGTGGTTGTGATATAGTCTTGGGTGTACATTGGCTTAAACAATTGGGTGACATCACATTCAATTTGGCTGAACTGAAGCTCACATTTCTTCATCATGGACATCTGATTACTCTACAAGGAAGCTCCACTGTACCTTCTTGCAATCTGCTCACTGGTAGCTCCTTTCTGAAGTTCTTAAAAAATAATACCCCTACTATCATTGGCCAATTCTTCTCTATTTCCGCTGCTCCATTAGAACCCATTCACCCTGACATATCTACATTGCTAGACTCATATGCTGATGTTTTTGAACCACCTACCTCCCTACCACCTAAAAGAGCTATTGATCACCAAATACCCTTGAAGCCTAATGCTGCTCCTATCTCTCAAAGGCCATACAGATGTCCTCATCTTCAAAAATCAGTTGTTGAGAAGTTAATTCAAGAAATGTTGGATGTTGGATTTATACAGGACAACCATAGTCCATTTGCTTCACCTGTCCTTCTAGTCAAGAAGAAGGATGGCTCTTGGAGATTCTGTGTAGATTACAGAAAGCTCAATGATATCACTATTAAAGATAAGTTTCCAATTCCATTGATTGATGACTTATTGGATGAACTTCATGGTGTTGTCATTTTTAGCAAAATTGATCTTAAGTCTAGATACTACCAAATCTTAATGCACATTGATGACATACATAAAACTGCATTTAGAACCCATCAAGGGCACTATGAATTTAGAGTCATGCCATTTGGCTTAACAAATGCACTTGCCACCTTTCAATCCCTTATGAACACTATTTTTAAACCATTTTTAAGGAAatttgttttggtattttttgatgacATCTTGATCTATAGTAAATCTTTAGAAGAACATGCAGTGCATTTGGCTCAAGTCTTGTCCTTATTGAGACAACATTCCTTTTTTGCCAACAAGAATAAATATTGTTTTGCTCAAAACAAACTGGCTTATTTGGGACACCTAATTACTTCTGAGGGTGTAGCTGCTGATCCTGACAAGATAGCTGCAATGCAACAATGGCCACAACCTACTACACTGAAGCAGTTAAGAGGATTCCTTGGTTTGACTGGTTAA
- the LOC113343299 gene encoding uncharacterized protein LOC113343299, translating into MLPGQDLKVSTMSRQTEFTQKVLHDLRRRKEHMAMSQTPKDSNQNQTSADIYRKFKQASQGSKETNPYGSIGSTSHYVNGWYGGKGQDSSFSIKESSKQIMPIDGGRVRRSENIADLSMALAFALKNNGKLKRMGSSENSSTTFLHHIGKVDLVEVDRRPGLPSSGRFPTHSLLQIQEISNDAEKLHHMLTGCYDGLNSDKVSVEIGHELLKGAMDLEESLRMLVNLQGVSENMVIPQRKQQTIRLVEVEEDPSHTTETVSKQMKSEGPKLSFNKLSRNSTEDVLLATKSNLIKQKQLTLYSPTEPQKISSAKQAPTTSSEIVSHRRSASCGEIPNTITTFTNLNKHSRSDSQLKKGRLSSVVAKLMGLEEFPTPIESKDGGLYDPAIKQESSVAYNSMKSLHKTSRKTIPETMHNEKLCLQTDEPKVLPTNNPETHFADRSLVRKNETSERVVHKEISYPNEQKNVETLVREQENKTRKDKRNMKEQKSTRNGDTKDKVFEDELHMPRLIRKQPEPVFIKQEKAATKETMFQKERTNAKEKLLTSTKQENPQQDIPLQPRYKLRKSESKNPKLQADKEKMTVKRKPHPRNPEETEVMKKVNASRSIHDIVDLQQKLINKNPATVRKNPDKPDDAVKRSIHEDLIRQQNIIILQPKLRKPSKENFNHRVIPTDRDTDEDISKVENTTPVNIKLMQNKVEGTELLKIMPPRILNKELGSESLDRQLMSLKQPASVLEELEKRRHERNVAQASIMLTREEVEEANIRSPISTEVTHTIPIVTPSLSSSTVEEYQMLNEMKTINATAKIQKTTEVSKPLQASVVLLSKDQPFKSTDSSIQIKALQERSIIDVVKPLQQERPKSEILGSPPANEDHLKQILLRSRVFLNAVVALFRFQFPVGTLNCSTNKCQDEDSKLLLDSGYETMRRKGKIQELNCNPCIGIFVGSKKVRCLESLVKELNEDLETYKYSASEHIEDEASHLHYLLQKDIENKNPVVNCMWDFGWSNIMFSCIEKEEVARDVEKHVLNIMIDEITRDFIHLSVAIY; encoded by the exons ATGCTACCTGGACAAGATCTCAAAGTATCGACCATGTCGAGGCAAACAGAATTCACACAGAAAGTGTTGCATGATCTGCGTCGGAGGAAGGAACATATGGCTATGTCTCAAACTCCCAAAGATTCAAATCAGAATCAGACATCTGCAG ATATATATCGAAAATTCAAGCAAGCTTCTCAAGGATCAAAAGAAACAAACCCCTACGGAAGT ATTGGTTCTACTAGCCATTACGTGAACGGGTGGTATGGTGGTAAAGGGCAAGATTCATCATTCTCTATAAAAGAATCTTCAAAACAGATTATGCCAATAGATGGTGGCAGAGTTCGTCGCTCTGAAAACATAGCTGATTTGTCCATGGCACTTGCTTTTGCGCTGAAGAACAATGGGAAACTCAAGAGGATGGGATCATCAGAAAACTCTTCGACAACTTTCCTGCATCACATTGGAAAAGTGGATTTAGTGGAGGTGGATAGAAGGCCAGGTTTACCTTCAAGTGGTCGATTTCCTACCCATTCACTTCTGCAAATACAAGAGATCTCAAATGATGCGGAGAAGCTGCATCATATGCTCACTGGTTGCTATGATGGCTTAAATTCTGACAAAGTCTCTGTCGAAATCGGGCACGAACTCCTCAAAGGAGCCATGGATTTGGAAGAATCCTTAAGAATGCTTGTAAACCTGCAAGGAGTTTCTGAGAACATGGTTATCCCTCAAAGAAAGCAACAGACAATTAGACTGGTGGAGGTTGAAGAGGATCCCAGTCATACCACTGAAACAGTAAGCAAACAGATGAAATCAGAAGGACCAAAGCTTTCTTTCAATAAACTATCAAGAAACTCTACCGAAGATGTTCTACTGGCTACAAAGAGCAACCTCATAAAGCAGAAGCAGTTAACCTTATACTCTCCTACAGAACCCCAAAAGATCAGTTCAGCAAAACAAGCTCCTACTACCTCAAGTGAAATTGTTTCCCATAGACGCTCAGCCAGCTGCGGCGAAATTCCAAACACCATCACCACATTTACAAACCTAAATAAGCACTCACGTTCAGATTCTCAACTGAAAAAGGGTAGACTATCAAGTGTTGTCGCAAAACTTATGGGTCTAGAAGAGTTTCCAACACCGATAGAATCAAAAGATGGAGGGTTATACGACCCAGCTATCAAGCAAGAATCATCTGTAGCCTATAATTCTATGAAATCATTGCACAAAACTTCAAGAAAAACTATACCCGAGACGATGCATAATGAGAAACTTTGTTTGCAAACAGATGAGCCAAAAGTGCTGCCAACCAACAACCCGGAAACCCATTTTGCTGACAGAAGCTTGGTTAGGAAAAATGAGACATCCGAGAGAGTGGTTCACAAAGAGATATCATATCCTAATGAGCAAAAAAATGTTGAAACTCTAGTgagagaacaggaaaacaagacGAGGAAGGATAAACGAAATATGAAGGAACAGAAAAGCACAAGGAATGGGGACACAAAGGACAAGGTGTTTGAGGATGAATTGCACATGCCTCGGCTGATACGTAAACAACCAGAACCAGTATTTATAAAGCAAGAAAAAGCAGCAACCAAGGAGACTATGTTCCAAAAAGAGAGGACAAATGCAAAAGAAAAGCTATTGACATCGACCAAGCAAGAAAATCCCCAACAAGATATCCCACTTCAGCCACGGTACAAGCTCAGGAAATCGGAGTCGAAGAACCCAAAGCTTCAAGCAGATAAAGAAAAGATGACCGTGAAAAGGAAGCCGCATCCGAGAAATCCAGAAGAAACTGAGGTTATGAAAAAAGTAAACGCATCAAGATCAATCCATGACATTGTAGATTTGCAACAGAAGCTAATAAATAAGAATCCTGCCACAGTTCGTAAAAACCCAGATAAACCTGATGATGCAGTAAAGAGAAGCATTCATGAAGATCTAATCAGGCAACAAAATATTATTATACTCCAAcccaagttaagaaaaccttcAAAAGAGAATTTCAACCACAGAGTCATTCCGACAGATAGAGATACTGATGAGGACATTTCAAAAGTTGAAAACACGACACCTGTTAACATTAAGTTGATGCAGAATAAGGTAGAAGGTACTGAATTACTTAAAATCATGCCCCCGAGAATACTAAACAAAGAATTGGGCAGTGAATCCCTTGACAGGCAACTTATGTCACTAAAGCAGCCGGCTTCAGTTTTGGAAGAACTAGAGAAGAGAAGGCATGAGAGGAATGTAGCACAAGCAAGCATCATGCTAACTAGAGAAGAAGTGGAAGAAGCAAACATTCGATCACCCATATCAACGGAAGTTACACACACAATTCCTATAGTGACACCCTCTCTCAGCTCCTCCACTGTAGAAGAATACCAAATGCTAAATGAAATGAAAACCATCAATGCAACTGCCAAG ATTcaaaagaccacagaagtttccAAACCTTTGCAAGCTTCAGTGGTTTTGCTTTCGAAAGATCAACCATTTAAGTCTACAGACAGTTCAATTCAAATTAAAG CCTTACAGGAGAGAAGCATCATAGACGTTGTTAAACCTTTACAGCAGGAGAGGCCCAAATCTGAAATACTAGGGTCACCTCCGGCAAATGAAGATCACCTCAAGCAAATACTTCTTAGGAGTCGAGTTTTCCTTAATGCAGTTGTGGCACTCTTCAGATTTCAGTTTCCTGTAGGTACCCTCAATTGTAGTACCAACAAATGTCAAGATGAAGATAGTAAACTGCTTTTAGACTCTGGATATGAAACTATGAGAAGGAAAGGAAAAATACAAGAGCTCAATTGCAATCCTTGTATAGGCATTTTTGTTGGGTCCAAGAAGGTTAGATGCTTGGAAAGCTTGGTTAAGGAGTTGAATGAGGACCTTGAAACGTACAAGTATTCTGCTAGTGAACACATTGAAGATGAAGCAAGCCACCTACACTATTTGCTCCAGAAAGACATTGAAAATAAGAATCCAGTGGTAAACTGTATGTGGGATTTTGGATGGAGTAACATAATGTTTTCATGTATTGAAAAAGAGGAAGTCGCAAGGGATGTGGAGAAGCATGTGCTCAATATAATGATAGATGAAATTACTAGAGATTTCATACATTTAAGTGTTGCAATCTATTAA